Genomic segment of Syngnathus acus chromosome 10, fSynAcu1.2, whole genome shotgun sequence:
CACACGTTTGCGGACGGGGGTGAGTTCCAAAACCAGTTGTTTATCTCCCGCTAACTGTCATGACGACTACAACTCACACGGGGTCTCGCCTGCAGAGCCCAGATGCGCGGCGCCTGACTGGGAGGAGTTTGCCGGGTTCTGCTACAAAACGTTTGACGAGGAAAAGAACTGGGCGGATGCTCAACAGGTCTGTCGTGGTTTCGGTGCCGAACTGGTGTCCATCCGCACCGAGATGGAGCAGGCGTCAGTGAAAAATGTCTCCAACCTTGGTGCGCATCCCGACCGTTAATTAACAGTCCCCGTCAACATCTGAGAACCGGATGAGAGCTCTGTTCCCTCCCATCAGAAACCAGCGACATGTGGACCGGACTGAACGACCTGGCGCTTCCCGGCACGTTGGTGTGGTCGGACCGCCACGAGGTGACCTTCACCCACTGGGCCGCGGGAGAACCCATCCAGCGCGTCGGCCTCGACAAACACTGCGTGGCTGTGTTACGGCAGGTGCGTCCTCAAATGAGCattgggaagaagaagagcttTGCGCTCCACTGaaattgattgttttctttcagactGGAAGATGGACGCTAATGTCTTGCGCCCAAGTCAACAGCTTCATGTGCAAAATGCCCACAGCGCATTTTCCAATTGCCTCACCCGAGCCACAGGTGGCGCCGTAGAGTCCACCTGGCTGTGTCAGTTCCCAACGGCCCAAGAGCCCATGGAGAAAATTGACAATGCAAGCAAGTCATCATCGAAGACGGAGAATTTAATGCCCTTCTGACTTAGCTGTTATCAGCCAACGAGATACAATGTGAACAAGCGTGCTATGTTCACTTACACTCGACTCTACTTGGTTTgtccttttctgtttttttgcgTGCTTGACTTAACTTTGACTGCCTTTTCGTAAAGTTACTGACTCAAAGAGCAAAGCACATTGTACAGAAATTCCAGTGCTTTCAAAGAGCCCAATCATAAGAACGTGAGAGACAGCAATAGTCTTAAAGCTGGAATGAAAGGCCAAAGTCGGTTATTGCTATcgctcattgttttgtttttattcttgttgTCTGGTCCTCGTAGCCCTTTAAAAAGCGAGCTCAGAGTTGAcggctttttgttttattctagttaaaaaaaaacttctataGATTGTATGATTACAAATAATGAGTTTTGAATCAATAGAGAGCGATGTTACTGATGTTTGCGACTGTAGAAATGTAACTGGAAGAGTAATCCAGtattttccatcattttctATGGTCTGTTACCGCATCTACATCTCACTGTCAATTTATATCCAGTTATTGCATTTTTGATTACTGATTGGAGTTTTGACTCGATCACCGCTGCCAGAAAAGTGTTGGTTTTCACTGTCGTTCTCTTTACGGTACGTTATTGCGTGTACAATTCACTGTATATCATGTAGATGTATATCCAGTCATGGATTACATTTTTCGATCACTGACTGCAATATTTTAATCGATTACTGCTCTCAGAAAATATTGGGTTTTCACTGttgtaaacatttcaaaataaaagcatttgatTACGATTCAgggattgtttgtttgtttgtttgtttgttttttcgacgacacaaaaatgaaaatgaccaaaatcttttcacacaggtgtgtttaacgagggtaacttggaaaacatattggaacgcgggcccgaggactagagcttgacacctgtgccctttgcccatgatatttccctaataaagtggcctgttattaggtacacttgaaaatggcggtgtacctaatggagtgtccgtgtgattccctcgttaagcgcacctgcgtgaaaagttttagctcctgcagaacgtgaaagtggctaaaacttttcacgcaggtgtttttaacgagggtaactttgaaaaacatattggaacgcggccctgaggactagagtttgacacctgtgacctttgaccatgatatttccctaataaagttgtctgttattaggtacacttgaaaatggcggtgtacctaatggagtgtccgtgtgattccctcgttaagcgcacctgcgtgaaaagttttagctcctgcagaacgtgaaagtggctaaaacttttcacgcaggtgtttttaacgagggtaactttggaaaacatattggaacgcggccccgaggactagagtttgacacctgtgacctttgaccatgatatttccccaataaagtggcctgttattaggtacacttgaaaatggcggtgtacctaatggagtgtccgtgtgattccctcgttaagcgcacctgcgtgaaaagttttagctcctgcagaacgtgaaagtggctaaaacttttcacgcaggtgtttttaacgagggtaactttggaaaacatattggaacgcggccctgaggactagagtttgacacctgtgacctttgaccatgatatttccctaataaagtggcctgttattaggtacacttgaaaatggcggtgtacctaatggagtgtccgtgtgattccctcgttaagcgcacctgcgtgaaaagttttagctcctgcagaacgtgaaagtggctaaaacttttcacgcaggtgtttttaacgagggtaactttggaaaacatattggaacgcggccctgaggactagagtttgacacctgtgacctttgacagtgatatttccctaataaagtggcctgttattagacacttgaaaatggcggtgtacctaatggagtggccgtgtgattccctcgttaagcgcacctgcgtgaaaagttttagctcctgcagaacgtgaaattgaccaaaatcttttcacgcaggtgtgtttaacgagggtaacttggaaaacatatgagaacgcggccccgaggactacagcttgacacctgtgacctttgaccatgatatttccctaataaagtggcctgttattaggtacacttgaaaatggcggtgtacctaatggagtgtccgtgtgattccctcgttaagcgcacctgcgtgaaaagttttagctcctgcagaacgtgaaattgaccaaaatcttttcacgcaggtgtgtttaacgagggtaacttggaaaacatacaggaacgcggcccctcgaggactggaggtcgacaccactggtgaaaagtgccacacccgccctcacccccactttctgattggctggttgatctgtgacatcactcggacactctattaggtacaccgccattttcaagtgtacctaataacaggccactttattagggaaatatcatggccaaaggtgtcaagctcttgtcctcggggccgcgttccaacatgttttccaagattccctcgttaagtgcaaaACATTTGTGGTAAGGATGAACGGAACAGTTTATCGGTTTGAATCAGTCGAAATACGtcgacaaaacaaacaaacaaacaaacaaacaaacaaacaaacaaaccctgAATCGTAAtcaattgcttttattttgaaatgtttacaaCAACAGTGAAAACCCAATATTTTCTGACAGCAGTAATCGATTAAAATATTGCAGTCAGTGATCGAAAAATGTAATCCATGACTGGATATACATCTACATGATATACAGTGAATTGTACACGCAATAACGTACCGTAAGAGAACGACAGTGAAAACCAACACTTTTCTGGCAGCGGTGATCGAGTCAAAAACTCCAATCAGTAATCAAAAATGCAATAACTGGATATAAATTGACAGTGAGATGTAGATGCGGTAACAGACCATagaaaatgatggaaaataCTGGATTACTCTTCCAGTTACATTTCTACAGTCGCAAACATCAGTAACATCGCTCTCTATTGATTCAAAACTCATTATTTGTAATCATACAATCtatagaagtttttttttaactagaataaaacaaaaagccgTCAAGTCTGAGCTCGCTTTTTAAAGGGCTACGAGGACCAGAcaacaagaataaaaacaaaacaatgagcgATAGCAATAACCGACTTTGGCCTTTCATTCTAGCTTTAAGACTATTGCTGTCTCACGTTCTTATGATTGGGCTCTTTGAAAGCACTGGAATTTCTGTACAATGTGCTTTGCTCTTTGAGTCAGAAGCTTTACGAAAAGGCAGTCAAAGTTAAGTCAAGCGcgtaaaaaaagagaaaaggacaAACCAAGTAGAGTCGAGTGTAAGTGAACATAGCACGCTTGTTCACATTGTATCTAGTTGGCTGATAACAGCTaagctaaatgctaaaaacaCTTGTGATAAGATAAGTTCTCGCTCCAGGCCTTCGGATATGTTGTCGGCCTTAGCTAgtgatattttttgtctttttatgtttCTTTATGGTTTTGTTACAATGCTGATACTATTTATTTCGAGCAGAGTCAGAAGGGCATTAAATTCTCCGTCTTCGATGATGACTTTCTTGCATTGTCAATTTTCTCCATGGGCTCTTGGGCCGTTGGGAACTGACACAGCCAGGTGAACTCTACGGCGCCACCTGTGGCTCCGGTGAGGCAATTGGAAAATGCGCTGTGGGCATTTTGCACATGAAGCTGTTGACTTGGGCGCAGGACATTCGCTTCCATCTTCCagtctgaaagaaaacattccaTTTCAGTGGCGCGCAaagctcttcttcttcccaatGCTCATTTGAGGACGCACCTGCCGTAACACAGCCACGCAGTGTTGGTCGAGGCCGACGCGCTGGATGGGTTCTCCCGCGGCCCAGTGGGTGAAGGTCACCTCGTGGCGGTCCGACCACACCAACGTGCCGGGAAGCGCCAGGTCGTTCAGTCCGGTCCACATGTCGCTGGTTTCTGATGGGAGGGAACAGAGCTCTCATCCGGTTCTCAGATGTTGACGGGGACTGTTAATTAACGGTCGGGATGCGCACCAAGGTTGGAGACATTTTTCACTGACGCCTGTTCCATCTCGGTGCGGATGGACACCAGTTCGGCACCGAAACCACGACAGACCTGTTGAGCATCCGCCCAGTTCTTTTCCTCGTCAAACGTTTTGTAGCAGAACCCGGCAAACTCCTCCCAGTCAGGCGCCGCGCATCTGGGCTCTGCAGGCGAGACCCCGTGTGAGTTGTAGTCGTCATGACAGTTAGCGGGAGATAAACAACTGGTTTTGGAACTCACCCCCGTCCGCAAACGTGTGAGACACACCCAGTGGGTCGTTCAAACTGCATATAGTAAAGCGATAATTAGCCGGTGGCTCTTCATGGGACTTTTCCGTGAAGGTCGGCCACTCACTCTCTGGAGGTGATCCCGTTCCCGGTGGAGCCCGTGTAGACTTGCTGTTTGGGAGCTCTCATCACAATACAATCTCCTCCGATGTCGTTCTGAATGACTCCAGCGTGAATGGCGGCCGCGCAGATGTGCGAGTCCTGCATTTACACAAAGTTGCAATCACATACAAGACCTCGACCAGTGGGTCAGGCAATCACGTACCGCGGAGTAGACCATCAATCCAAAGACAAAGTGTTCCTCTTTGTCACAGCCCGGGGGACAGTAGAACCTGCAGAAGGTACATGTTGTGAGATTGGCAACAGGCGGTAATGAAACATCGTGTCAGGCGTGACTCACGTCATCGAATCGGTGAAGCGGACGCTGTTGAACTTTCTGGCGCAGGTTGTCTCATCTGTCGGACAAAAGGCGAGAGTTCGTGGCATGTTTTGCAGTTGTTGGTTTGGGCAACCAAAGCGGCGGATTTCACCTTCATGTGCGCATCCCAAGATGTCGAAGCGGAGGCCAAATTGGGGAAGATTCTCCAGCGGCAGGATGCGGACGTACTGAGCGAACGCGGGCGTCTCAAGCAGATGAGTCCCACCGCCGATGAACTAGAAATCGAATGTTTCCTTGTTTGTTGTGACAAGATGGGAGGATGAGTTCGCGGTCGACTCCATTGGCTCACCTTCCCGTCCGGGTGTTTGGTCCACTTCTTCCCATCAACGCTCAGTCTCATCTCAAGTGGGATGTCCCAGGAGCGAGTGTTGTTGCTATCACACCCCTGGGTCACGATCGCAGTCACCTTTCTTGTGTAGCCGAGGTTCACCTGGATCCAACTGCCAACGGCTGGAGGAGGCAGACATTCCAAAGCTCAGGAGACCAAAGTGCCAAGTGGTCAATTTTCCACGTACGATTTTTTGCCGGCTTCCAGCAGGACTCCCCGTTGAGGCGGGCTTTTTCTGGGGTGGCGTCTTCCAGTGAGGAGGAGGCTTTGAAGGAAGAGTCTGCGACGCTGCCGTCGGCGATGCCCAGACTGTCGAGACATACTGAGGACAgccaaaagtcatttgaatttggaacggatgcttaaaaaaaacatctggccATCAAACCCCTTGTTTTTCTGGGAATGTGAAGAGTCCTAGATTCAGTGCAGAGTGGAAGATCGCAAGACGTGAATCCCACCTTTCTGTTCACAGCTATAGATCATCTGCAGATATTTGGAGGTGGCAGGGCAGGACTCGTCCTCCAAAAGCTCAATGTGGCATTTTTGCTGGCTGTTGCACATTTTTCTGTAGCGAGGGAGGATGCCTTCCACTGAGCAGGTGGTCTCTGCAAGTTACAACACATCGGTGAGTATGAGCATTGATGCACTTCAATTTCATGACGTTCCGTAGCAGGCCAAAGTTGTTTGGAGACTTTCAGGAGAAAACCAAGTGAAACGCGCTGGATGAGTCTTTAGAGGTAGGCGGATAAATGCCTTCATTGGCAAATGGTGGATTCTCAGCTCTTACCGTTTTCCAATGAGTCGTCGTCGTCCAATGAGTAGTCGTCGTGTGAGTCGCCGTCCTCCTGGCAAACGTCGTCACTCCGCCGACCGTAAAAGGCGGACTGGATGCTGATGCGGCTTTGCTTCTCAGCCTCACATACCAGGTCAGCAGAACGGTTGTTGCAGACAAGGATCTCCTTAAAGCCTGCCAAAGCATCGTCGTGTCATTTTATGTCTCGCGTCCCTTGAAGCCAACATTAAAGGAGACTTACCGTCATGAGGCCGCGGCGCTTTTGGCGTCTTTCCTGcaagacaaaagcaaaagacgCGAGTCTGCACGTTGTGAAAATCGGCCCAGCGTCGCCGTGTCTTACCGCTTTTCTTGCAGATGTAGCCTCTCTTCTTCCGGCAATCGTCAAACCTCCAGCGGCCGTTGCTTGTGAGCAAGGAAAGACAGGACGCAGCAGAGAGGTCGTTGGGGTCACCTGGAAGGAGACGACAGATGCTCAGCTCCATTCCTCGCAGACAAAGATCGGTTGGGTTTTGGACCCACCTCCGTCCATGACGACGTAACCCAACggggatccgtcagtccaTCCGCTGCCGTCTTTCGTGACGTTGTTGTTgacgcccaaccacagagagggagCGCTTGGCAGTAAAGTGTAGATACCTTTGGAGGTATACGGTCAAATGAGTTTGAAACAGTCCACGTTGGGGGAATTCAACAGCCCTGATTGCGACTACGGACAGCCTACTTTTTATGAATTCCTGCTCATGTGAGTCGgcgatgctgagcaggtcgcCTCCGCGGCGGAGGCAGTCGTCTCGCGCCTCCGTCCAGGCCTTGGCGTGCCAGCGTtggatcaggtagcagaagtcggagGAGGGTCGGTCCtgccaccagccgcactttgcACTCCAGCCTGCAAGCGAGAGTCGAGTCACTTGAGGGTAAACGGGCGACGAAAGAACGCGCGTCGACTGGCGGATGGGACGCCCACCTGGCGGCGGAGGAAGAATAAAGTCTCGGACCTTGgctggaaggaaggaaaagaagagGACACATTAGCCTCTTAGCTTTGCCTTAAAATGTAAAgtgcttttcaaatgaaatgttatttattttctaattttcatggtttatttatttattattattattattattatcattattattattattattattgagaaGTGCAAAGTAAGTGGTCGTCATTTGCTGACCTTTTTTACAGATGAATGGCTGGTTTTCGGTGCATGGCCAGTCCTCAAGTTTCCCAGTCTGCGACAAGGAAGCGCAGTCGCCACGTCCTGTCGGCCCGTGCGAAACCCACTCGATCTTGCCCTGCGGACAACACGCCAGACGTGACTTTGGCGCGTTTGGTCTTGCTTGCCATCACATTTGAGTCCTTTGTTCCTCCCACTAATCAACATTTTGTCAACATGATCCCACTATATTCATTTTACAATATTCATCTAGTCAAACTTTTACAGTCACTATATTCTCAGAAATAAGCGACTTTGACCTGTGAATATCTCCACTTTAATCGtatatgatttcttttttcacttCATTCGATTTTATTCTCATAATTTCACAACTTTGTCCTTGTTATTGCTCCAGCTGATTAACACCTTCAATGTTGATCGCTTCTTGTAACAACATGATGAGCATTCTAGCCAAAGTCTAACTTTTGTTCCTCCTAGATAATTGTTCTGCTAAAAGTTGGCTTTTGTCCTCACTTGGACTTTTTGCCTTCTGATATGACACCTTCATTCTGGGCCAGTGAACACTTTTGTAGGCTGCCCTAAACGTTTCGCTTACTGCAGGTGTTGAGTCGCTCCACTTATAGAGGCCCTCgttcttcttgagtcccacccAAGATTGCAAACCTCCTACATATGGCACGTGAGCTTGAGGAAATCACAAAGAGCAATTGAGCACAAGACGAGCATTCAAACGTGTCAGACATTGTGCAGGGCCGGGGGACAGTTGCTGGCATCGGCAGTTTGACTTGGCGCTCGCTCACCAGCCAAGAATTGGCTATCGACCTGTGAGTGGACGCTGGTCAGTTGACCTTTCCATTCTTGGCAGAACTTCTCGGCCTCCTTCCAAGTGCGCTCCTTCCCCTCAAAGTGATAGCAAGAGTCCTTGTACAGGAACTCGCCAGAGTCGCAGAAGGAAgctgaaaagcaaaagaaaaaccaatTGGAAAACCACAACCACACGACACGGTGCGggtgtgaaaagaaagaagcgtCGCTGAcactcactctccactcgaCTGACGCCGAGTCCGTAGTCTTTGTAGGAACACAGCCGTCCCTCCGGGCAGTCTGCAGGAGAATGAGGTGATTATGGTTTCTCCTTTGAGCATCAACATCGCAGCGGTCGTGCAGACTTACCATCGGGCGACCTCTCGCACATGTACGCCAAGGAGGATCCGCACGAGCCATGTCTCCACTTGCCAGGCTGACTGGAGAGGTGCaccccttggttgacgtacgcGCAGGAAGCAACGTGGGCGCTGTCGGGGAGAAGCCGTGAAAAGCGAGAGACACATCCCACAAAGGGGCCAATTTGAAGGCTCCTTCCTCGTCTTCCTTGTGCGTTCGCTCAGGTTTTGCAGACGGGTTCCATCATCTCACCGTGTGCCCCGCCCGCCTGACAATGAATGGACACAAAGAGGTGACCTTCTTACCTTCCGTCTTGACGTGAGTCCCAGTTGCCGTAGGTCGGTGTCACAGCGGTGTCGGACCAAGTCAGCTTCTTTTCTCCCGCTTGAAAAAACTGACACCAGGTCTCGTTGCAGTTCTGCAGAGTCCAAACCCGTTGTCACTCAACTACCACTAGCGAGCCAACTGCCGCTTGCTTGTGCTTCCAtctcaccagattggagagCCCGATCCAGAACGGCTTGTCACCCATTTGCTTCTTCACGAAGCTTTCCTCGTAAGGcgaggtgatggagaccaggtcgccgccctccaAGACGCAGTCGTAacgagcccccagccaaccgttggtggtctccatcttcttgtagcagttgGAGTCCAAGCGGCGCCACCCTTTGGTCCTTTCACATGTCTGAACGACTGAGGACACACATATTGGGATTATTCTGACGTCATAGcgccatgttttttgttttcttcggCATTTGGCCGACAAAGTAGCGGACCACGCCTTCATTCAGTTTCAGCCTGTCACTGACAATCGCCATTTTGGTCTTCTGATCTGATGACAGCCATTTGTCAGAATCACCCGAGCACCTTGTCTTACCTCTTctcttgcagacgtagccgCGCTTCTTCTCGCAATCGCCAACTTCCCGGCCGCCCTTGCCACCGAGTAAGGAGTTGCAGCGTGGGCCGGAGGGGTCACCAGGGTTACCTGCAAGGAGACCACAGATGCTCAGTGTTCCCCCGTTCCTCCACACCGACCAGGTTTTAGACCCACCTGCGGCGGCCAACTGGACGGAACTCGGTGAGGACTTCTCAGACTTCTTACTGCCGTCTTTGACAACGGTGTCGCTGGCGTCCAACCACAAAGAGGAAGCGTTTGGCAGAAGACCTTTGGGTCAAAGGTAGACACGGAGCACGAGGTTGAAACACCTTACAGGTGCACGTGTAAAACGCTTAACCGTAATGAAGTGCGGGAGACGTCTGACTGACACAAGCttatttttggtcttttctttggaatgaaAGAAACTTGTCAAAAAGTGAGTCCCTCGATGTGACTTTCTTCCGCATGGATTCTTTCATCAAGCACATTAGACAGCCTACCTTGGATGAAGGTGTGATCCTGCGAGTCGGAGATGCCGAGCAGGTTGCTTCTGAGGCGGGCGCACTTGTCTCGCGCCTCCTTCCAGGTCTTGCTGGGCTTGGAGttgatcaggtagcagaagtcgttggCGGGGTTTTCCTGCCACCAACCGCACTTTGCGCTCTTGCCTGCAAGCGAGACTCGAGTCACTTGAGGGCAAACAGGATTTTGCACG
This window contains:
- the LOC119128201 gene encoding brevican core protein-like; the encoded protein is MRLSVDRKKWTKHPDGKFIGGGTHLLEMPAFAQYVRILLLENRPEFGLRFDILGCAHEDETTCARKFNSVRFTDSMTFYCPPGCDKEEHFVFGLMVYSADSHICAAAIHAGVIQNNIGGDCIVMRAPKQQVYTGSTGNGITSRDLNDPLGVSHTFADGEPRCAAPDWEEFAGFCYKTFDEEKNWADAQQVCRGFGAELVSIRTEMEQASVKNVSNLETSDMWTGLNDLALPGTLVWSDRHEVTFTHWAAGEPIQRVGLDKHCVAVLRQTGRWTLMSCAQVNSFMCKMPTAHFPIAVSVPNGPRAHGEN